The sequence CACCACGGTGCATCAGGATCATCGCTGCCTGATACAACGCGGTTCGAAGCCCGCGATCACCGGCTCGCGTGATTTGTCCAACGATGTCCATCTCTCCGGATTGCGTGCGCCTTGGCGTAAGCCCCGCCCACGGTCCGACATCCTTCGACCGCGCAAAGCGGGTCGGATCATCAATCGCAGATTTGACTGTCAGGGCGACGATCGGACCGACACCTGGCATCGTCATCATCAAACGGCAAACATCGTCGTGTTTTGCCAGACCCGCGATTTTGGCATCCAAGTCAGCCAACTCGGCGCGCAACTGGGAACGCGCGCGCAGAAGAGCCTCAGTCGACGCCGACAGGATTTCATTCTGCTCAACCAGTTCCCTCACCCGGGCCTCGTACCTAATCCGGGTGACATGCCCCAGCTTCATGCCAAAGTTTCGCAGAACACCCCGCATCGAAAGCTCAAGGTTGATGATGGCCTGCTGAACTGACTTGCGCGCCGTCAGCAACGCGCGGATTTCCTGGGAGGACACAGATTTGCGGTGCACGGGCCTGTACCATCCCATTTGAAGCAAGCGCGCAATGCCCTGAGCATCGCGCCTGTCGGTCTTGATCGGCATGGCTTTCAAGGCTGCCTTCACCAATCGTGTTTCCATCATG comes from Roseovarius sp. M141 and encodes:
- a CDS encoding IS110 family transposase, which gives rise to MNVFIGLDVSLASTAICVLGPQGRIVEELQAESEPEALVRAIASLSYSIDAIGLEAGPLSQWLSKGMEEAGFDVVMMETRLVKAALKAMPIKTDRRDAQGIARLLQMGWYRPVHRKSVSSQEIRALLTARKSVQQAIINLELSMRGVLRNFGMKLGHVTRIRYEARVRELVEQNEILSASTEALLRARSQLRAELADLDAKIAGLAKHDDVCRLMMTMPGVGPIVALTVKSAIDDPTRFARSKDVGPWAGLTPRRTQSGEMDIVGQITRAGDRGLRTALYQAAMILMHRGAPNWLQSWALKVAHRRGAKRAMIALARRIGVVLHRMWIDGTPFRYTQNSGATA